In Hevea brasiliensis isolate MT/VB/25A 57/8 chromosome 13, ASM3005281v1, whole genome shotgun sequence, a single genomic region encodes these proteins:
- the LOC110646779 gene encoding uncharacterized protein LOC110646779 produces MVKLASARESRMYGPRLSRNRAEYINAGLYLFATIVLIGGFAAEFSMEPRSGLVLVFIALALIMFVNLHDLVAHLAGIDYRLPLMGYDPQLALVEFAVPVVQALGALLLFLGIFFLFLQEEKGYGYFKLDKHALNMLIAGPALWVLGSIHNSCQIYERADGHVQILQESVHIPFLMGSLLFFVGAMLNSQEQAGLDHHGVLLLGRTMVWMGIFGSILLFIGGLTNAVKVFKMQQIDGLRLEKLRGGAQESLMQQREGQLPLIADEQWRRQRVIEETKAVPVPVLVPVTVPTPYKDVLLGHT; encoded by the exons ATGGTGAAGCTAGCGTCTGCGCGAGAGAGCAGAATGTACGGACCAAGGCTGAGTCGAAACCGAGCAGAATACATAAACGCAGGGCTTTATCTGTTTGCTACCATTGTTCTTATTGGAGGGTTTGCGGCCGAGTTTTCAATGGAGCCTAGATCGGGTTTGGTTCTTGTGTTCATAGCTTTAGCGCTCATAATGTTTGTCAATCTTCATGATCTCGTTGCCCATCTCGCTGGGATCGATTACCGGTTACCTTTGATGGGATATGATCCGCAGCTCGCACTTGTAGAGTTCGCGGTTCCTGTAGTTCAAGCCTTGGGGGCTTTGCTATTGTTCTTGggtatcttttttctttttcttcag GAAGAGAAAGGATATGGTTACTTCAAATTGGACAAGCACGCCCTTAACATGCTTATCGCTGGACCAGCTCTATGGGTGCTTGGATCAATCCACAACTCGTGTCAAATTTACGAGAGAGCTGATGGGCATGTCCAAATCTTGCAAGAGAGTGTCCACATCCCTTTTTTAATGGGTAGCTTGTTGTTCTTTGTTGGAGCCATGCTTAATAGCCAAGAGCAGGCTGGGTTGGACCATCATGGGGTACTACTATTG GGAAGAACCATGGTATGGATGGGCATCTTTGGGAGCATTTTGCTGTTTATTGGGGGATTAACGAATGCGGTAAAAGTGTTCAAGATGCAGCAAATTGATGGACTGCGGCTGGAGAAACTGCGAGGAGGGGCTCAGGAAAGTTTGATGCAGCAGAGAGAAGGGCAGCTACCGCTTATTGCAGACGAACAATGGAGGAGGCAAAGAGTAATCGAGGAAACAAAAGCTGTACCTGTTCCTGTTCTTGTTCCTGTTACTGTTCCAACTCCTTACAAGGATGTGCTTCTTGGTCATACTTGA